A section of the Candidatus Manganitrophus noduliformans genome encodes:
- a CDS encoding 2-hydroxyacid dehydrogenase, translated as MTPTVFLTRALPDPVMKEIRRHFRLRYNREDRPLSKKEILRGLRNAEGLISMLSDPIDREIIHAASRLRIVANYAVGYNNIDLIAARERGIFVTNTPGVLTETTADLTWALILAAARRLPEGERLARSGKWTGWAPTQLLGGDVFGKTLGIIGMGRIGQAVARRAIGFQMRVVYHNRHRLPARDEKRLRLSFLPLPDLLRESDFVSLHLPLTKESRHLIDRKALRRMKPTAFLINTARGPIVDEKALIDALHQKKIAGAGLDVFEEEPSLPRALRERDEAVLLPHLGSASLETRIRMGRIVLENLVAALTGKKPPNMVN; from the coding sequence ATGACGCCGACCGTTTTCTTAACCCGCGCCCTTCCCGATCCGGTGATGAAAGAGATCCGACGGCACTTCCGGCTCCGGTACAACCGTGAAGATCGCCCCCTTTCTAAGAAGGAGATCCTTCGCGGCCTCCGCAACGCAGAAGGACTCATTTCGATGTTGAGCGATCCGATCGACCGGGAGATCATCCACGCCGCATCCCGTCTTCGGATCGTCGCCAACTACGCGGTCGGTTATAACAACATCGATTTGATCGCCGCGCGGGAGAGGGGCATCTTCGTCACCAACACACCGGGGGTTCTCACCGAAACGACCGCCGACCTCACCTGGGCTTTAATCCTGGCCGCCGCTCGGCGCCTCCCCGAGGGGGAGCGGCTCGCCCGGTCCGGAAAGTGGACCGGATGGGCCCCAACACAGCTCCTCGGGGGCGATGTTTTTGGAAAAACACTCGGCATCATCGGAATGGGGCGGATCGGACAGGCGGTCGCCAGGCGCGCGATCGGTTTTCAGATGCGGGTCGTTTACCACAACCGTCACCGCTTGCCCGCTCGAGATGAGAAGCGGCTTCGGCTCTCTTTTCTTCCGTTGCCGGATCTCCTAAGGGAATCGGACTTTGTCTCCCTTCACCTTCCGTTGACGAAGGAGTCTCGCCATCTGATCGACCGAAAGGCCCTCCGGCGCATGAAACCGACGGCATTCCTGATCAACACCGCGCGCGGACCGATCGTCGACGAAAAGGCACTGATCGACGCGCTCCATCAGAAAAAGATCGCGGGGGCCGGTCTCGATGTCTTCGAAGAAGAACCAAGCCTCCCCCGGGCATTGCGCGAGAGAGATGAAGCCGTACTTCTCCCCCACCTCGGCTCCGCCTCCCTGGAAACCCGCATCCGAATGGGGCGGATCGTCCTGGAAAATTTGGTCGCCGCCCTAACCGGGAAGAAACCGCCAAATATGGTAAACTAG
- a CDS encoding peptide ABC transporter substrate-binding protein yields MKKLTFFASLILLFLFLFAWNRPDQETDGGSTFRMNIASEPPTLDWSLATDNVSIRVLENLMEGLAEYDEALRPQPAIAKGWAVSPDGLRYLFILRDDVFWTDGKQVTAHDFEYSWKRLLDPKTASEYAYFLYDIRNAVEYNSGELKDPDQVGVKAIDEKTLQVDLKKPAVYFPSITTFTATFPLRRDVIERYGDRWTEPENIITCGPFRLKEWRHEYRLILEANERYHGGRPALDRVIFYVVEEDTTALTLYETDHLDRVALPPVAIPRYKDHPDYLRAPFLRGYYYGFNVQKAPFNDPRVRQAFSMAVDRSEIPQILKGGEIPATSWIPAGMFGHNPKIGLGFNPEKAKALLAEAGYPGGTGLPPITLGFNTDPTNRLIAENIQAQWKRNLGVTVGLDNMEWKVYLKRLREDPPSIFRLGWGADYPDPDNFMNLFTGTSGNNHTQWENAEYDRLIAEAASEPDETRRIGLYDEAQRILTEKEAPIMPLFFAAQNLLIKPSIQGLEVNAMDLLYLKKVQKRG; encoded by the coding sequence ATGAAAAAGCTGACTTTCTTTGCCTCCCTCATTCTTCTCTTTCTTTTCCTTTTTGCTTGGAATCGTCCCGATCAAGAGACCGACGGCGGCTCGACATTCAGAATGAACATCGCCTCGGAGCCGCCGACGCTCGATTGGTCGCTTGCGACCGACAACGTTTCGATCCGGGTCCTTGAAAACCTGATGGAAGGTCTGGCCGAATATGACGAGGCGCTTCGACCCCAACCGGCCATTGCAAAGGGGTGGGCGGTTTCGCCCGACGGACTTCGTTATCTCTTTATCTTAAGAGATGATGTCTTCTGGACCGATGGGAAGCAGGTGACGGCGCATGACTTCGAATATTCCTGGAAGCGGCTGCTCGATCCGAAAACCGCGTCGGAATACGCTTATTTCCTCTACGACATTCGGAACGCGGTCGAATATAACAGCGGGGAGCTGAAAGATCCCGATCAGGTGGGGGTGAAGGCGATCGATGAAAAGACCCTTCAAGTCGATCTGAAAAAGCCGGCGGTCTATTTCCCGTCGATCACCACCTTCACGGCGACTTTTCCACTGAGGCGCGACGTGATCGAGCGATATGGAGACCGCTGGACCGAACCGGAAAACATCATCACCTGCGGCCCCTTTCGCCTCAAGGAATGGCGGCACGAGTACCGTCTGATTTTGGAGGCGAATGAGCGATACCATGGCGGCCGTCCGGCGCTCGACCGGGTGATCTTCTATGTCGTCGAGGAAGATACGACCGCGCTGACACTCTATGAGACCGATCACCTCGACCGGGTCGCCCTTCCCCCGGTGGCGATCCCCCGATACAAAGACCACCCCGACTATCTTCGGGCCCCTTTTTTAAGAGGCTATTACTACGGCTTCAATGTTCAGAAAGCCCCCTTCAACGATCCCCGCGTGCGACAGGCTTTCTCGATGGCGGTCGATCGGAGCGAGATCCCGCAGATCTTGAAGGGAGGGGAGATCCCGGCGACTTCCTGGATTCCGGCGGGGATGTTCGGGCACAATCCGAAGATCGGGCTCGGCTTCAATCCGGAAAAAGCGAAGGCCCTCTTGGCGGAGGCAGGTTATCCGGGCGGGACCGGATTGCCGCCGATCACCCTCGGGTTCAACACCGATCCGACCAATCGTCTGATCGCGGAGAACATCCAGGCGCAGTGGAAGCGAAATTTAGGGGTGACGGTCGGACTCGATAACATGGAGTGGAAGGTTTATCTGAAGCGGTTGCGGGAAGATCCCCCGTCGATTTTTCGGCTGGGATGGGGGGCCGACTATCCCGATCCCGACAACTTCATGAACCTCTTCACCGGCACGAGCGGAAACAACCATACTCAATGGGAAAACGCCGAATACGACCGTCTCATCGCCGAGGCGGCGAGCGAGCCGGATGAAACCCGACGGATCGGCCTTTACGATGAGGCCCAGCGGATCTTGACCGAGAAAGAGGCGCCGATCATGCCGCTCTTCTTTGCGGCGCAGAATCTTTTGATCAAGCCGTCCATTCAGGGATTGGAGGTGAACGCGATGGATCTGCTTTACCTCAAGAAAGTGCAGAAGAGAGGTTAA
- the rpiB gene encoding ribose 5-phosphate isomerase B has protein sequence MKTIVVGSDHAGFEIKERIKNLLERWGYRIEDVGAYEMIPSDDYPEYAEKVALKVVAKRGGRGILACGTGIGASIAANKIPGIRAALVGSVKDARLSREHNDANLLVLGGWENNKEEISKIVQAWLDGKFQGGRHRRRVNQIIRIEKKYQTQHPRRKR, from the coding sequence ATGAAGACGATTGTGGTCGGAAGCGATCATGCGGGATTCGAGATAAAAGAACGGATTAAAAATCTCCTGGAGAGGTGGGGCTATCGGATCGAAGATGTCGGCGCGTATGAGATGATCCCGTCGGATGATTATCCGGAGTATGCGGAGAAGGTTGCCTTGAAGGTCGTTGCGAAGCGGGGCGGCAGAGGCATTCTGGCCTGCGGGACCGGAATCGGCGCTTCCATCGCAGCCAATAAAATTCCGGGCATCCGGGCCGCGCTGGTCGGAAGCGTGAAAGATGCGCGGCTGAGCCGCGAACACAACGATGCAAATCTCCTGGTGTTGGGCGGTTGGGAAAACAACAAGGAAGAGATTTCAAAAATCGTTCAGGCCTGGCTGGATGGAAAATTCCAAGGAGGCCGGCACCGGCGCCGGGTCAATCAGATCATCCGGATCGAAAAGAAATATCAAACACAACACCCCAGGAGGAAAAGATGA
- the pgl gene encoding 6-phosphogluconolactonase, with the protein MSLSNAMGATGGPPEEIVICRDREDLGDQAARSFVRLAQEAVSLRGRFSAALAGGATPRALYRSLVSAAFAEKISWKSVHLFWGDERAVPPGHPDSNYHLANETLISHVPIPPQNVHRMRGERSDLQAAADEYEKTLHDFFGPSDPGWPSFDLVLLGIGSDGHTASLFPGSPVLKETVRWVAAPYVEKLNAVRLTLTLPALNHARRVIFLAAGKEKRSIIRDVLSDDSPSTDLPARMVQPRKGARLFFLDQDAAALLGKDLR; encoded by the coding sequence ATGAGCTTATCGAACGCGATGGGCGCCACTGGCGGTCCCCCTGAAGAGATCGTGATCTGCCGCGACCGGGAGGACCTTGGAGATCAGGCCGCCCGATCCTTCGTCCGACTTGCCCAAGAGGCGGTCTCGCTTCGCGGCCGCTTTTCGGCGGCGCTGGCCGGCGGCGCGACTCCCCGGGCGCTTTACCGGTCGTTGGTGAGCGCCGCGTTTGCAGAGAAGATTTCCTGGAAGTCGGTCCACCTTTTTTGGGGAGACGAACGCGCCGTCCCCCCCGGTCATCCCGATTCAAACTATCATCTGGCGAATGAGACGTTGATTTCTCACGTCCCGATCCCGCCTCAAAATGTCCATCGGATGCGGGGCGAGAGGAGCGATCTTCAAGCGGCGGCCGATGAGTATGAAAAAACCCTCCACGATTTCTTCGGTCCGTCGGATCCGGGATGGCCTTCGTTCGACCTCGTCTTGCTTGGCATCGGATCGGACGGGCATACGGCGTCATTGTTCCCCGGATCGCCGGTTTTGAAGGAGACGGTTCGGTGGGTCGCCGCACCTTACGTCGAGAAACTCAACGCCGTGCGTTTGACCCTCACCCTGCCGGCGCTCAATCATGCGCGGCGGGTGATCTTCCTCGCGGCAGGGAAAGAGAAGAGGTCGATTATCAGAGATGTTCTTTCGGACGATTCTCCATCAACCGACCTCCCCGCCCGCATGGTTCAACCCCGGAAGGGGGCGCGTCTCTTTTTTTTAGATCAGGACGCCGCCGCGCTCCTCGGGAAGGATCTCCGATGA
- the zwf gene encoding glucose-6-phosphate dehydrogenase: protein MEQNQKNEAPPPAVVSGGITRQSDCAESVPEPCGIIIFGASGDLTHRKLIPALFHLDQGNLLPDQWYVVGIGRTAMDDEGFRKTVAQSLEALPAARSASPSPRNAFMSRFYYLAGDSHDPEYYPFLKERLIQLDQNNRTGGNRLIYLATPPSLYSEIIGQLGTAGLNRSSGKGWTRIIIEKPFGADLESARALNRQVRAAFREEQVYRIDHFLGKEAVQNILFFRFANTIFEPIWNRRYIDHVQVTAAERLGVERRAGYYESAGALRDMFQNHLLQLLCVVGMEPPASFEAEAIRDEKTKVLRSVRPISAEEVDRFAVRGQYQAGLIEDRPVVGYQSEPGVAPQSHTETFAALKLYVDNWRWQGVPFYLRSGKRLAKKATEIAIEFKQVPHLLFKPLFSEKIEPNTLVLSVQPSEGISLTFQAKRPGAKLCMGSVTMDFNYHGAFQVPSPDAYERLLLDCLAGDPMLFSREEWIDWSWSILAPVLNRWKESAASSLPSYEAGSWGPKEADELIERDGRHWRSP from the coding sequence ATGGAACAAAATCAAAAAAATGAAGCGCCGCCGCCGGCCGTGGTCTCCGGGGGGATCACCCGGCAGAGCGACTGCGCGGAATCGGTTCCGGAACCGTGCGGCATCATCATCTTCGGCGCTTCCGGCGATTTGACCCACCGTAAGCTGATCCCCGCCCTCTTCCACTTGGACCAAGGGAACCTTCTTCCCGATCAATGGTACGTGGTCGGCATTGGAAGGACCGCGATGGACGACGAAGGCTTTCGTAAAACCGTCGCCCAATCCCTTGAGGCCCTTCCAGCCGCCCGGTCTGCAAGCCCTTCTCCCCGAAACGCCTTCATGAGCCGGTTTTATTATTTGGCCGGCGACTCACATGACCCGGAGTATTATCCCTTTCTGAAAGAACGGCTGATCCAACTCGATCAGAACAACCGAACCGGCGGAAACCGGCTGATCTACCTCGCCACCCCCCCTTCTCTTTATTCTGAAATTATCGGTCAGCTTGGGACGGCGGGGCTCAACCGATCCTCCGGGAAGGGATGGACTCGGATCATCATCGAAAAGCCGTTCGGCGCGGACCTCGAATCGGCCCGGGCGCTGAACCGCCAGGTCCGTGCGGCTTTTCGGGAGGAGCAGGTTTACCGGATCGATCACTTCCTGGGGAAAGAAGCGGTCCAAAACATTCTTTTCTTTCGCTTCGCCAATACGATCTTCGAGCCGATCTGGAATCGGCGCTACATCGACCATGTGCAAGTGACCGCCGCGGAGCGTCTCGGTGTCGAGCGCCGCGCCGGCTATTACGAGAGCGCGGGCGCACTCCGCGATATGTTTCAGAACCACCTGCTTCAACTTCTTTGCGTGGTCGGCATGGAGCCGCCGGCGAGCTTCGAGGCGGAAGCGATCCGGGATGAGAAGACCAAGGTCTTACGATCGGTCCGGCCCATCTCTGCCGAGGAGGTCGATCGGTTTGCTGTTCGAGGACAATACCAAGCCGGCCTGATCGAAGATCGTCCGGTTGTCGGATATCAAAGCGAGCCGGGGGTCGCCCCTCAATCCCATACCGAGACCTTCGCCGCGCTGAAGCTCTATGTCGACAATTGGCGGTGGCAGGGGGTTCCCTTCTATCTGCGATCCGGGAAGCGGCTCGCCAAAAAGGCGACCGAGATCGCCATCGAATTCAAGCAGGTCCCGCATCTTCTCTTCAAGCCGCTCTTCTCGGAGAAGATCGAGCCGAACACGCTGGTGCTGAGCGTCCAACCAAGCGAGGGAATCTCCCTCACCTTCCAGGCGAAACGCCCGGGGGCGAAACTCTGCATGGGGTCGGTGACGATGGACTTTAATTACCACGGCGCCTTTCAGGTCCCCTCCCCCGATGCCTATGAGCGGCTGTTGTTGGATTGTCTGGCGGGAGATCCGATGCTCTTCTCGCGGGAGGAGTGGATCGATTGGTCCTGGTCGATTCTCGCTCCGGTTCTGAACCGATGGAAGGAAAGCGCTGCCTCTTCTCTTCCGAGTTATGAAGCCGGAAGCTGGGGGCCGAAGGAGGCGGATGAGCTTATCGAACGCGATGGGCGCCACTGGCGGTCCCCCTGA
- the gnd gene encoding phosphogluconate dehydrogenase (NAD(+)-dependent, decarboxylating), producing the protein MQIGFIGLGRMGANMVQRLAEGGHAVVGYDRTPDAVQQITRHGAVGATSLADLIGKLERPRAVWIMVPAGEPVAETISTLLPHLSSGDILIDGGNSYYKDAIQRAEALQKKEISFLDVGTSGGIWGLSVGYCLMIGGEEERFKKLEPIFKTLAPPDGYLYCGKNGAGHFAKMVHNGIEYAMLEAYGEGFELLKASPFGFDFKRVAHLWNQGSVVRSWLLELAEEAFEKDPTLSSVKGYVDDSGEGRWTILEAVERGVPVPAIATSLFRRFQSRQEDRFSDQFIAALRKEFGGHGTKSKK; encoded by the coding sequence ATGCAAATCGGATTTATCGGACTGGGACGAATGGGGGCCAACATGGTGCAACGACTCGCGGAGGGGGGACACGCCGTCGTCGGTTATGATCGAACCCCGGACGCCGTGCAGCAGATCACCCGCCACGGCGCGGTCGGGGCGACCTCCCTCGCCGATCTGATCGGAAAGCTGGAGCGGCCCCGCGCCGTTTGGATCATGGTGCCGGCAGGAGAGCCGGTGGCGGAGACGATCAGCACCCTCCTTCCCCACCTCTCTTCGGGGGATATTCTCATCGACGGCGGAAACTCTTATTATAAGGATGCGATTCAACGGGCGGAGGCCCTACAGAAAAAAGAAATTTCTTTTCTTGATGTCGGAACCAGCGGAGGAATCTGGGGACTTTCAGTTGGTTATTGCTTGATGATCGGCGGGGAAGAAGAGCGCTTCAAGAAACTTGAACCGATTTTCAAGACGCTCGCCCCACCCGACGGTTATCTCTACTGCGGCAAAAACGGGGCGGGACATTTTGCGAAGATGGTCCACAACGGAATCGAATATGCGATGTTGGAAGCCTACGGGGAAGGGTTTGAGCTTTTGAAGGCCTCCCCTTTCGGATTCGACTTCAAAAGGGTGGCGCACCTTTGGAACCAGGGAAGCGTCGTCCGCTCCTGGCTTCTGGAGCTGGCGGAGGAGGCCTTTGAAAAAGATCCCACCCTCTCCAGCGTCAAAGGTTACGTAGACGATTCCGGCGAGGGACGCTGGACGATTTTGGAGGCGGTCGAGCGAGGAGTCCCCGTCCCGGCGATTGCAACCTCCCTCTTCCGCCGTTTTCAGTCGCGCCAAGAAGACCGATTCTCCGACCAGTTTATCGCCGCGCTTCGAAAGGAGTTTGGAGGCCATGGAACAAAATCAAAAAAATGA
- the tal gene encoding transaldolase, which yields MKKNPIKELQKQGQSLWLDNVNRALITSGALQRLIDEGLTGLTSNPTIFEKAIGESADYDGDIRRLVSERKEVSEIIDALTIKDIQMAADLFRPIYERTNGADGFVSIELNPALAHQTVATIAAAKALHPRLDRPNVMIKVPATEAGIPAIEALTAEGISINITLLFSLERYEQVASAYIAGIKSRLQQGRPVASIRSVASVFVSRIDTAVDRLLEAHIQEAGIEAERAAFKALLGKAGIANSKMIYQKFKEIFQGPDFLELQKQGVSLQRVLWGSTGTKNPNYPDLLYVEALIGQETINTVPPATLAAFKDHGKVRPSLEENLGEARETLQKLSAIGIHLRRMTHDIQEEGVKSFSESFEKLFARLAEKRRNMLAKKIA from the coding sequence ATGAAGAAAAATCCGATTAAGGAACTACAGAAGCAGGGCCAGAGCCTCTGGCTCGACAATGTAAATCGCGCCTTGATCACCTCCGGAGCGCTGCAACGGCTGATCGATGAGGGGTTGACCGGACTGACCTCCAACCCGACGATCTTCGAGAAGGCGATCGGAGAGAGCGCCGACTATGACGGGGACATCCGGCGGCTCGTCTCGGAAAGGAAGGAGGTCTCGGAAATCATCGATGCGCTGACGATCAAAGATATCCAGATGGCGGCCGATCTCTTTCGTCCGATTTATGAGAGGACGAACGGCGCGGACGGATTTGTTTCGATCGAGCTGAACCCGGCGCTCGCCCATCAGACCGTAGCAACGATCGCAGCGGCCAAAGCGCTCCACCCCCGGCTGGACCGGCCGAATGTGATGATCAAAGTCCCGGCCACCGAGGCTGGAATTCCGGCGATTGAAGCCCTGACGGCGGAGGGGATCTCGATCAACATCACCCTTCTTTTTTCGCTGGAGCGATACGAGCAGGTGGCGAGCGCCTACATCGCGGGGATCAAAAGCCGGCTCCAACAAGGCCGGCCGGTGGCGTCGATCCGGTCGGTCGCCTCTGTTTTCGTCAGCCGGATCGATACCGCTGTCGATCGGCTGTTGGAAGCGCACATTCAGGAGGCCGGGATCGAGGCGGAGCGGGCGGCGTTCAAGGCCCTCCTCGGCAAAGCCGGCATTGCCAACTCCAAGATGATCTATCAAAAATTCAAAGAGATCTTTCAAGGTCCAGACTTTCTCGAACTCCAAAAGCAGGGGGTCTCTCTCCAACGCGTTTTGTGGGGCAGCACCGGAACCAAAAACCCAAATTACCCGGATCTGCTCTATGTAGAAGCGTTGATCGGACAGGAAACGATCAATACCGTTCCGCCCGCCACCCTCGCCGCTTTTAAAGACCATGGAAAGGTTCGGCCGAGTTTGGAAGAAAACCTCGGCGAAGCGCGCGAGACGCTCCAGAAACTATCCGCAATCGGGATTCATCTCCGACGAATGACCCATGACATTCAGGAAGAAGGGGTGAAGTCGTTCTCGGAGTCATTTGAGAAATTGTTTGCCCGCCTTGCGGAGAAGCGGCGGAACATGCTCGCCAAAAAGATCGCCTGA
- the tkt gene encoding transketolase: MDLKEHDLDQLCINTIRMLSADAVQKANSGHPGTPMGLAPLGYLLWTQFLKHNPNNPHWPDRDRFVLSAGHASMLLYSLLYLTGYDLSLEEIKRFRQWESKTPGHPEQGHVPSGVETTTGPLGQGFANGVGMAIAERFLAAHFNRPGHSIVDHHTYVIASDGDMMEGIASEAASLAGHLQLEKLICFYDANQITIEGSTDLAFREDVKKRFEAYGWNVIGPLPDGNNLAAMSKAIQAAQAETERPSLIIVRTHIGYGSPNRQDSAQAHGEPLGEEEVRLTKEHLGWPTEPDFYVPEPALAHYRKTAGRGERLEAEWQRRFDAYAAADPDLAKEWQRMVKGERPEGWDSEIKKYQPKGATATRRAFGEVLNLTAPRLSNLIGGSADLAPSNDTTQKGLGDFLAGHYEGRTLHFGVREHAMGGALNGMALHGGVIPYGGTFLIFSDYMKASIRLAALMELPVIYIFTHDSIGLGEDGPTHQPIEQLAGLRAIPNLTVIRPADATETATAWRLAVARRKGPVALILTRQKIPLIDRSRSAPADQLEKGAYVLSETEGRAAEMILIATGSEVHLAVEAAQALEKEGAAVRVVSMPSWELFERQPVSYRTAVLPPEVTARISIEAASTFGWERYVGGSGAMIGLNRFGASAPGEVVMRELGFTVENVLAHARPLLNAPSGAGAGRRKGS, encoded by the coding sequence ATGGATCTGAAAGAGCACGATCTCGATCAACTCTGCATCAACACCATCCGGATGTTGTCCGCCGATGCGGTGCAAAAGGCCAACTCCGGCCATCCCGGCACCCCGATGGGGCTGGCCCCGTTGGGTTATCTTCTCTGGACGCAGTTTTTAAAACACAACCCGAACAATCCCCATTGGCCCGATCGGGATCGCTTTGTCCTCTCGGCGGGACATGCCTCGATGCTCCTCTACAGCTTGCTCTACTTGACCGGCTACGATCTGTCGCTGGAAGAGATCAAGCGGTTTCGGCAGTGGGAGAGCAAGACCCCCGGCCATCCGGAGCAGGGCCATGTCCCTTCCGGCGTCGAAACCACGACCGGCCCGCTGGGGCAGGGATTTGCCAACGGGGTCGGAATGGCGATCGCCGAGCGCTTTCTGGCGGCGCACTTTAACCGTCCCGGCCATTCCATCGTCGATCATCACACCTATGTCATCGCCAGCGACGGCGACATGATGGAAGGGATCGCTTCGGAGGCGGCCTCGCTTGCCGGACATCTTCAACTTGAAAAGTTGATCTGCTTCTACGACGCCAATCAAATCACGATCGAAGGGAGCACCGACCTCGCCTTCCGTGAAGATGTCAAAAAACGTTTTGAAGCGTACGGCTGGAACGTAATCGGCCCCCTGCCCGATGGGAATAATCTTGCGGCGATGTCGAAGGCGATTCAAGCGGCCCAGGCCGAGACCGAGCGCCCGTCTCTCATCATCGTCCGGACCCATATCGGCTACGGAAGTCCGAACAGACAAGACAGCGCCCAGGCGCACGGTGAGCCGCTGGGGGAAGAAGAGGTCCGGCTGACGAAAGAACATCTCGGTTGGCCGACGGAGCCCGACTTCTATGTTCCCGAGCCCGCGCTCGCACATTATCGAAAAACGGCCGGGAGAGGAGAGCGGCTGGAAGCGGAGTGGCAGCGCCGATTCGACGCCTACGCCGCCGCCGATCCCGATCTGGCAAAGGAGTGGCAGCGCATGGTGAAAGGCGAGCGACCGGAGGGGTGGGACTCCGAGATCAAAAAATACCAGCCGAAGGGGGCGACCGCAACCCGGCGCGCCTTCGGAGAAGTGCTCAACCTCACCGCCCCCCGGCTCTCAAACCTGATCGGCGGATCGGCCGACCTCGCCCCTTCGAATGATACCACCCAGAAAGGGCTCGGCGATTTTCTCGCGGGGCATTATGAGGGGCGCACCCTCCACTTCGGCGTCCGCGAGCATGCGATGGGAGGGGCCCTCAACGGAATGGCGCTCCATGGCGGCGTGATCCCGTATGGGGGAACCTTTCTGATCTTCTCCGATTACATGAAAGCCTCGATCCGTCTCGCGGCGCTGATGGAGCTGCCGGTAATCTATATCTTCACCCACGACAGCATCGGCCTGGGAGAAGACGGGCCGACCCATCAACCGATCGAGCAGTTGGCCGGCTTGAGGGCAATCCCGAATCTAACCGTGATCCGTCCGGCCGATGCGACGGAGACCGCCACGGCATGGCGCTTGGCCGTCGCGCGGCGCAAAGGACCGGTCGCGTTGATCCTCACACGGCAGAAAATTCCCCTCATCGATCGAAGCCGGTCCGCCCCGGCCGATCAATTGGAGAAGGGGGCGTATGTCCTGAGCGAGACGGAAGGGCGCGCGGCGGAGATGATTTTGATCGCGACCGGCTCGGAGGTCCATCTGGCGGTGGAAGCGGCGCAGGCATTGGAGAAAGAAGGGGCCGCCGTCCGGGTGGTCAGCATGCCGAGCTGGGAACTCTTCGAGCGGCAACCGGTCTCCTATCGCACGGCGGTCCTCCCCCCGGAGGTCACGGCGCGGATCTCGATCGAGGCCGCTTCGACCTTCGGCTGGGAGCGTTACGTCGGAGGGAGCGGGGCCATGATTGGCTTGAACCGATTTGGCGCATCGGCTCCCGGCGAGGTGGTGATGCGGGAGCTGGGGTTTACCGTGGAAAATGTGCTGGCCCACGCCCGGCCTCTTCTCAACGCCCCTTCCGGGGCCGGCGCGGGAAGGAGGAAAGGGTCATGA
- a CDS encoding ABC transporter permease — MLTFILRRILWAIPVLWVVATLTFFIMHIVPGGPFDREKKLPPEIKANVEAKYHLDQPLHRQYLLYMKGLVQGDLGPSYKYLGRTVNDVIGDTLPVSIQLGLLALGIAVLFGLIAGMISSMTAHSFWDRFSMFLATAGISTPNFVLGALLVYLFSHRYQIFPPALWEDFRYAILPAVTLGLAPAAYIARLSRSSILETNRQDYVRTARSKGLSEAAILFRHVLKNALSPVVTILGPLTAALVTGSFVVEFIFSVPGMGKFFITAVTNRDYPLIMGVTLIYAVLIVVANLLVDIFYTFIDPRVKLS; from the coding sequence ATCCTGACCTTCATTCTTCGCCGCATCCTCTGGGCGATCCCGGTTCTCTGGGTGGTCGCGACCCTCACCTTTTTCATCATGCATATCGTGCCGGGAGGGCCGTTTGACCGGGAGAAGAAGCTTCCTCCGGAGATCAAGGCGAACGTCGAGGCGAAGTACCATCTCGACCAGCCGCTCCACAGGCAGTATCTCCTCTACATGAAGGGATTGGTCCAGGGAGATCTGGGGCCGTCTTATAAGTATCTGGGAAGGACGGTCAACGACGTCATCGGCGACACCCTTCCCGTTTCGATCCAGTTGGGCCTGCTGGCGCTCGGCATCGCCGTTCTGTTCGGCTTGATCGCCGGGATGATCTCCTCGATGACCGCCCATTCCTTCTGGGATCGGTTCAGCATGTTTCTTGCCACGGCGGGGATTTCGACGCCGAACTTCGTCCTCGGCGCGTTGCTGGTTTATCTCTTCTCCCATCGGTATCAAATTTTTCCGCCGGCCCTTTGGGAAGACTTCCGCTATGCGATCCTTCCCGCGGTCACGTTGGGTCTCGCGCCGGCGGCCTACATCGCGCGGCTGAGCCGGTCGAGCATCCTCGAAACGAACCGGCAGGATTACGTCCGGACCGCCCGGTCGAAGGGGCTCTCCGAGGCGGCGATCCTCTTCCGGCATGTTTTGAAAAACGCCCTCTCCCCGGTGGTGACGATCTTGGGCCCGCTGACGGCGGCGTTGGTCACCGGGTCGTTCGTCGTCGAGTTCATCTTCTCCGTTCCGGGGATGGGGAAATTTTTCATCACCGCCGTGACCAATCGGGATTACCCGCTGATCATGGGGGTGACCCTCATCTATGCCGTCTTGATCGTCGTCGCGAACCTTCTGGTCGATATTTTTTATACGTTCATCGACCCGCGCGTGAAATTATCGTAG